The following coding sequences lie in one Ostrea edulis chromosome 8, xbOstEdul1.1, whole genome shotgun sequence genomic window:
- the LOC130049029 gene encoding C-type lectin domain family 17, member A-like: protein MKFSECTSSWIEYKGNCYYKGEKRVNWRDAKLECEKRCSHLVEIGDKEESDFLASTFLLNSTCPSSVYDVCTAWTGGNDHDIEGQYRWSYSNVTITVTAWYTNEPSVGYPAQAEEKDCIDLFRNGKWNDRPCSYRNSFICEMPYGL from the exons atgaaattttcagaaTGCACATCAAGTTGGATAGAGTACAAGGGTAATTGCTATTACAAAGGTGAGAAGAGAGTCAATTGGAGAGACGCCAAG CTGGAGTGTGAAAAGAGATGTTCACATCTGGTGGAGATCGGAGATAAGGAAGAATCAGATTTCCTTGCCTCCACATTTCTATTAAACA GCACTTGTCCCTCATCCGTTTATGACGTTTGTACAGCCTGGACGGGAGGAAACGATCATGATATTGAAGGTCAATATCGATGGAGCTACTCCAATGTGACCATAACCGTCACCGCCTGGTACACGAATGAACCGAGTGTAGGTTATCCAGCACAAGCAGAGGAGAAAGACTGTATCGACCTATTTAGAAATGGCAAGTGGAATGATCGACCTTGCTCTTACCgtaattcatttatttgtgAAATGCCCTATGGACTGTAG